From one Planktothrix agardhii NIES-204 genomic stretch:
- a CDS encoding serine/threonine protein kinase, producing MSKCLNPDCLQTNSKTTFCQKCGSKLLLTDRYRALEILGQGGFGRTFLAVDEHKPSQPYCVIKQFLPQAQGTNNQEKAGELFKQEAIQLEKLGKHQQIPELFAYLIQDNRQYLVQEYIEGQNLAQELAQIGAFSETKIVNLLGDLLPVLAFIHQKSVIHRDIKPENIIRRKSDNKLFLVDFGAAKAATITALAVTGTVIGSAQYTAPEQAMGKPTFASDLYSLGVTCIHLLTNIEPFDLFDVSESDWVWRDYLTVKVNNTLGQVLDKLLQLGTKKRFQTAQEVLEALQLTVKPTSQPTPQATPQPNIKLKSAKGVNYDQLEQLLKAGNWKEADQETAKKMLEVAGRTQEGELDKDSIDNFPFEDLRTIDQLWVKYSNGRFGFSVQKEIWLEVGGKVDRETECKLGERVGWRNNGSWMDYDDLTFSLQATVGHFPRVGRMSMFTPYQRWASLFFSRFKNCKLTPLPTTEPTPQPDIELKSAKGINYRQLEQLLKAGNWEEANKETAKKMCAVAGRTKEGRLNEKDIDNFPCEDLRTIDQLWVKYSDGRFGFSVQKRIYQSLGGTRSYDTKVWDAFGDQVGWPVNGWRSGRDQIKFTRQAPSGHLPWILIYSWMEGDFWGWGWWVLFSRVETCRL from the coding sequence ATGAGTAAATGCCTTAACCCCGATTGTTTACAAACCAACTCTAAAACAACCTTTTGTCAAAAGTGTGGTTCTAAATTACTGTTAACAGATCGATATCGGGCTTTAGAAATATTAGGACAAGGGGGATTTGGTCGGACATTTTTAGCAGTTGATGAACATAAACCTTCCCAACCCTATTGTGTAATTAAACAATTTTTACCGCAAGCTCAAGGTACGAATAATCAAGAAAAAGCGGGAGAACTTTTTAAACAAGAAGCCATACAATTAGAAAAATTAGGCAAACATCAACAAATTCCTGAATTATTCGCCTATTTAATCCAAGATAACCGTCAATATCTCGTTCAAGAATATATTGAAGGACAAAATTTAGCTCAAGAATTAGCTCAAATCGGGGCATTTTCAGAAACTAAAATTGTTAATTTGTTAGGGGATTTATTACCTGTTTTAGCATTTATTCACCAAAAATCGGTAATTCATCGAGATATTAAGCCGGAAAATATTATTAGAAGAAAAAGCGATAATAAATTATTTTTAGTGGATTTTGGAGCAGCTAAAGCAGCCACTATAACGGCGTTAGCGGTCACAGGAACAGTTATTGGTTCAGCCCAATATACTGCACCTGAACAAGCGATGGGAAAACCGACTTTTGCGAGTGATTTATATAGTTTAGGGGTAACTTGTATTCATTTATTAACTAATATTGAACCGTTTGATTTATTTGATGTTAGTGAAAGTGATTGGGTGTGGCGAGATTATTTAACGGTTAAAGTCAATAATACTTTGGGTCAAGTCTTAGATAAACTCTTACAACTGGGAACTAAAAAACGCTTTCAAACTGCTCAAGAAGTCTTAGAAGCATTACAATTAACAGTTAAACCAACATCCCAACCAACTCCCCAAGCAACACCCCAACCCAATATAAAATTAAAGTCAGCTAAAGGCGTTAATTATGACCAATTAGAACAACTGTTGAAAGCTGGAAACTGGAAAGAAGCTGACCAAGAAACAGCTAAAAAAATGTTAGAAGTAGCTGGAAGAACACAGGAAGGAGAGTTAGATAAAGACTCAATTGATAATTTCCCATTTGAGGATTTACGCACCATTGATCAGTTATGGGTAAAATACAGTAATGGTCGTTTTGGCTTCAGTGTCCAGAAGGAAATCTGGCTAGAAGTTGGGGGTAAGGTAGACAGAGAGACAGAATGTAAGCTGGGCGAGCGCGTCGGATGGAGAAATAATGGTAGTTGGATGGACTACGATGATCTGACCTTTTCCTTACAAGCTACCGTGGGTCACTTTCCGCGTGTGGGTCGTATGTCGATGTTCACTCCTTATCAGCGCTGGGCCAGTTTGTTTTTCTCTCGCTTCAAGAATTGTAAGCTTACACCGCTACCGACAACCGAACCAACACCCCAACCCGATATAGAATTAAAGTCAGCTAAAGGTATTAATTATCGTCAATTAGAACAACTTTTAAAAGCCGGAAACTGGGAAGAAGCTAACAAAGAAACGGCCAAGAAAATGTGTGCAGTAGCCGGGAGAACAAAGGAAGGACGGTTAAATGAAAAAGATATTGATAATTTTCCCTGTGAGGATTTACGCACTATTGACCAACTTTGGGTAAAATATAGTGATGGACGCTTCGGCTTTTCGGTACAGAAGCGTATCTATCAAAGTCTGGGAGGAACCCGGAGTTATGATACGAAAGTCTGGGATGCCTTTGGTGATCAGGTGGGTTGGCCTGTGAATGGCTGGAGGTCGGGGCGCGATCAAATAAAATTTACAAGACAAGCACCAAGTGGCCACCTCCCATGGATTTTGATTTATAGTTGGATGGAGGGTGATTTCTGGGGGTGGGGTTGGTGGGTTCTCTTCTCTCGCGTCGAGACTTGTAGACTGTAA
- a CDS encoding polysaccharide deacetylase codes for MAQYSSILRQQKIALFALVAATTSFVIGVILPFNLRVERASKQSIAAISSQPQREISQGAQKAEDTATVRTTPAVISRSDLNPKDAIAQGVENLKNTLIQLETQRFTYTIPEQFQGKTVKEVSLPGEQKVIAFTFDDGPWPKSTRQVLDILKDNNIKATFFWVGYALKNQKDIGKEVVNEGHVIANHTWSHRYHKYSAAGAAEEIESNNKLIEEVTGVESPLFRPPGGVLDNGLLDYAFKQNHVNILWSVDSQDWKASSDKIIDNVLKQAKSGGIILMHDGGGNRSATVKALPIVIKKLKEQGYTFVTVPELLKLADQKPVEPSQPNDTSQP; via the coding sequence GTGGCTCAGTATAGTTCTATCCTGCGACAACAAAAAATCGCCCTCTTTGCTCTTGTAGCGGCGACTACAAGTTTTGTGATCGGTGTGATATTACCATTTAATCTGCGTGTTGAACGAGCCAGTAAACAGAGTATTGCTGCGATTTCTTCACAACCCCAAAGGGAGATTTCTCAAGGGGCCCAAAAAGCTGAAGATACTGCTACGGTGCGGACAACTCCTGCGGTGATATCCAGATCGGACTTAAATCCGAAAGATGCGATCGCCCAGGGAGTAGAGAACCTGAAAAATACCTTAATACAACTAGAAACTCAACGCTTTACCTATACCATTCCTGAACAATTCCAAGGGAAAACCGTTAAAGAAGTGAGTCTTCCTGGGGAACAAAAAGTAATTGCGTTTACCTTTGATGATGGCCCCTGGCCTAAGAGTACCCGACAAGTTTTAGATATTCTCAAAGATAATAATATTAAAGCTACTTTCTTTTGGGTGGGTTATGCTCTCAAAAATCAGAAAGATATTGGCAAGGAAGTAGTTAACGAAGGTCATGTTATTGCTAACCATACCTGGAGTCATCGCTATCACAAATATAGTGCAGCCGGAGCCGCAGAGGAAATTGAAAGCAACAATAAATTAATTGAAGAAGTAACCGGGGTTGAAAGTCCCTTATTTCGACCGCCAGGGGGAGTTTTGGATAATGGGTTACTGGATTATGCGTTTAAGCAGAATCATGTGAATATCTTATGGTCAGTGGATTCTCAGGACTGGAAAGCTTCATCGGACAAAATTATTGATAATGTTTTAAAACAGGCTAAATCCGGTGGCATTATTTTAATGCACGATGGGGGAGGAAATCGTTCAGCAACGGTAAAAGCATTACCCATTGTAATCAAAAAACTCAAAGAGCAGGGTTATACTTTTGTCACGGTTCCTGAATTATTAAAACTCGCGGATCAAAAACCCGTTGAACCATCTCAACCGAACGATACCAGTCAACCTTAA
- a CDS encoding hypothetical protein (protein of unknown function DUF820): MLAELIQELEQEHQDLHEQDIYLLINGVSWQYYETLIDKLNDQGSLRLTYWNGVLEIVSPSRRHEGIKKRIATLLEVYFEERNIEYFPLGSTTLRLQEQRGGGEPDESYCIITEKEIPDLVIEVILTSGGVNKLEIYQRLNVPEVWFWQNNQLSIYGLQNQHYQKIDQSLLLPELDLELLQQLILYPQQLASIQTFRQQLRR; this comes from the coding sequence ATGTTAGCTGAGTTAATTCAAGAATTAGAACAGGAACATCAAGACTTACATGAACAAGACATTTACCTGCTCATAAATGGGGTAAGTTGGCAATATTATGAGACTTTAATTGATAAACTTAATGATCAAGGATCACTAAGACTAACCTACTGGAATGGAGTATTAGAAATTGTGTCTCCGAGTCGTCGTCATGAAGGCATTAAAAAGAGAATTGCCACCTTATTAGAAGTTTATTTTGAAGAAAGGAATATAGAATATTTTCCATTAGGTTCTACTACCCTACGTCTTCAAGAACAACGGGGAGGAGGTGAGCCCGATGAGAGTTATTGTATTATAACAGAAAAAGAAATTCCTGATTTAGTTATCGAGGTAATTTTAACCAGTGGCGGAGTCAATAAACTAGAAATTTATCAACGGTTAAATGTTCCTGAAGTTTGGTTTTGGCAAAATAACCAACTTTCAATTTATGGTTTACAGAACCAACATTATCAGAAAATTGATCAGAGTTTGTTACTTCCAGAACTAGATTTAGAACTTTTACAACAATTAATTTTATATCCTCAACAATTAGCCTCTATTCAAACTTTTCGTCAACAACTTCGCAGGTAA
- the gltA gene encoding citrate synthase, with the protein MTAISEFKPGLEGVPATLSSVSYVDGQKGILEYRGIGIEQLANQSTFLETSYLLIWGKLPTKDELADFEHEIRYHRRIKYRIRDMMKCFPESGHPMDALQTSAAALGLFYSRRALDNPEYIREAVVRLLAKIPTMVAAFQLMRKGNDPVQPRDDLDYSANFLYMLNEREPDPIAARVFDVCLTLHAEHTINASTFSAMVTASTLTDPYAVVASAVGTLAGPLHGGANEEVLTMLEEIGSVENVGSYVDNLIATKSKIMGFGHRVYKVKDPRATILQQLGEQLFERFGHDEYYEIALELERVVADRLGEKGIYPNVDFYSGLVYRKLNIPSDLFTPIFAIARVSGWLAHWKEQITKNRIFRPTQIYTGSHNETYVPIHERNCAINLQGETL; encoded by the coding sequence ATGACTGCCATTAGTGAATTCAAGCCCGGTCTTGAGGGTGTTCCGGCTACCTTGTCCAGTGTTAGCTACGTTGATGGACAAAAAGGCATTTTAGAGTACCGAGGAATTGGGATTGAACAACTGGCGAACCAGAGTACCTTTCTGGAAACCTCCTATTTACTGATCTGGGGAAAACTCCCCACCAAAGATGAATTAGCAGACTTTGAACATGAAATTCGCTATCATCGACGGATTAAATATCGAATTCGGGACATGATGAAATGCTTTCCCGAATCTGGACATCCCATGGACGCCTTACAAACTTCGGCGGCAGCTTTAGGACTATTCTATTCTCGTCGGGCTTTAGATAATCCCGAATATATTCGAGAAGCCGTTGTCCGGTTACTGGCTAAAATTCCCACCATGGTTGCAGCTTTCCAATTGATGCGAAAGGGTAACGATCCCGTACAGCCCCGGGATGATTTGGATTATTCCGCCAACTTTCTCTATATGTTAAATGAGCGGGAACCCGATCCGATCGCCGCCCGGGTCTTTGATGTTTGTCTCACCCTTCATGCGGAACATACTATTAACGCTTCTACATTCTCCGCCATGGTAACCGCTTCTACCCTCACCGATCCCTATGCGGTAGTAGCTTCGGCGGTCGGAACCTTAGCTGGGCCATTACATGGGGGGGCGAATGAGGAAGTTTTGACGATGTTAGAGGAAATTGGTTCTGTGGAAAATGTTGGCTCCTACGTGGATAATTTGATTGCGACCAAATCTAAAATCATGGGATTTGGACATCGGGTTTATAAAGTTAAAGATCCCCGGGCTACGATTTTGCAACAACTAGGAGAACAGCTATTTGAAAGGTTTGGCCATGATGAATATTATGAAATTGCTTTGGAATTAGAACGAGTTGTGGCTGATCGTTTAGGGGAAAAAGGCATTTATCCTAACGTTGATTTCTATTCCGGTTTGGTTTACCGCAAGTTAAATATTCCCTCAGATCTATTTACCCCGATTTTTGCGATCGCCCGGGTTTCAGGTTGGTTAGCCCACTGGAAAGAACAAATTACCAAAAACCGCATCTTCCGTCCAACTCAAATTTATACTGGTTCCCATAATGAAACCTATGTTCCCATTCATGAACGCAACTGCGCGATTAACCTACAAGGAGAAACTCTGTAA
- the moaE gene encoding molybdopterin converting factor subunit 2, with amino-acid sequence MIISDNLETDLTFNPSPFQDSFSITIAPLLLEEIYTLADDQRNGAIVVMSGMVRNQTNGQPVESLEYQAYQPMAIKVFEKIATDIRASWSDVTRVVIHHRIGRLRIGEISVLIAVGCPHRREAFEACQYAIDTLKHTAPIWKKEHWKDGSSSWVSIGACETNC; translated from the coding sequence GTGATTATTTCTGATAATTTAGAGACAGATTTAACATTCAATCCATCTCCGTTTCAAGATAGTTTTTCAATTACAATTGCACCTCTTTTATTAGAGGAAATTTATACTTTAGCCGATGATCAAAGAAATGGCGCTATTGTGGTTATGAGTGGAATGGTGAGAAATCAAACCAATGGTCAACCCGTAGAATCCTTAGAATATCAAGCCTATCAACCGATGGCGATAAAAGTCTTTGAAAAAATTGCTACAGATATTCGCGCTTCTTGGTCAGATGTGACCCGTGTAGTGATTCATCATCGCATTGGACGGTTAAGAATTGGTGAAATTAGTGTTTTAATTGCGGTGGGTTGTCCTCACCGTCGAGAAGCCTTTGAAGCCTGTCAATATGCTATTGATACATTAAAGCATACAGCACCAATTTGGAAAAAAGAACATTGGAAAGATGGTTCAAGTAGTTGGGTCAGTATTGGCGCTTGTGAAACTAATTGTTAA